The Pseudomonas orientalis genome contains a region encoding:
- the ccoS gene encoding cbb3-type cytochrome oxidase assembly protein CcoS: MPALYVMIPAALLLVGVAIYIFFWAVDSGQYEDLDGPAHSVLFDDQDPNHLAAIDEANRAEQPPKEPPHA, from the coding sequence ATGCCAGCTCTATACGTGATGATTCCGGCGGCGCTGCTGTTAGTGGGCGTGGCCATCTACATCTTCTTCTGGGCTGTGGACAGCGGCCAGTACGAAGACCTCGACGGCCCGGCCCACAGTGTGCTGTTCGACGACCAGGACCCCAATCACCTGGCCGCCATCGACGAAGCCAACCGCGCCGAACAGCCGCCCAAGGAACCGCCGCATGCTTGA